In Chloroflexota bacterium, one genomic interval encodes:
- the mutL gene encoding DNA mismatch repair endonuclease MutL: MPIQVLSEAIIGKIAAGEVIERPVSVVKELLENAIDAGATQIRVETRRGGLELIRVIDDGVGIPANELDLALQRYATSKIQDWEDLTNIRTLGFRGEALPSIAAVADVTIVSRTASDRGGIFVTVKGGKIEQRGHQAAPLGTMVTVRNLFQNVPARLKFLKSANTEASHISHLVGQYALAYPEIRFSLLIEGRVSFQSAGTGDLRDVLLQLYGVETAEAMLMVDSSGFGSPNIRVDGCVSPPNITRATRAYLSFFINRRCVQNRMLAFAVEDAYRSLLADGRHPIVVLNVHLPGDQIDVNVHPRKAEVRFLNEHEVFSCVQRAVRQSLTSHLSLPAIISRSTAVVEATSPRLQFAERESRPPLFPEETPNQTTTEPLPRTEGGLPLLRVLGQLGNTFIVAEGPDGLYLIDQHRAHERVLYERLREERAEANVHSQLFLEPLTVDLTPRQMSLVSQRLPQLAEMGFALEPFGEQSFLLRAIPSILSKADIVQTVNELIDELAEEKDGTDWLEDLIVMMSCKGAIKAGQSLSMAEMRELLLQLERVSIAPRCPHGAPTMVRLSQHQLERQFDRR, encoded by the coding sequence ATGCCTATTCAAGTACTTAGTGAGGCCATTATCGGCAAGATAGCGGCCGGAGAGGTGATTGAGCGGCCGGTCTCTGTTGTTAAAGAGCTGCTTGAGAACGCCATAGATGCTGGGGCGACACAGATAAGAGTGGAAACACGGCGTGGTGGACTGGAGCTCATCCGTGTTATTGACGATGGGGTGGGCATACCAGCCAACGAATTGGATCTGGCTTTGCAACGCTATGCGACAAGCAAAATACAGGATTGGGAAGATCTAACCAACATACGCACGCTTGGTTTCCGGGGTGAGGCCCTGCCCAGCATTGCCGCGGTGGCTGACGTTACCATAGTCAGTCGGACAGCGTCTGATCGTGGCGGAATCTTCGTGACGGTTAAGGGGGGAAAGATCGAGCAGCGTGGCCACCAAGCTGCCCCTCTAGGCACGATGGTGACGGTGCGCAATCTATTTCAAAACGTGCCCGCGCGACTTAAGTTTCTGAAATCGGCTAACACGGAAGCGAGTCATATTAGTCATCTGGTTGGTCAGTATGCCTTAGCCTACCCGGAGATACGATTCAGTCTCTTGATTGAAGGACGCGTATCGTTTCAATCGGCTGGTACTGGTGATCTGCGGGATGTCTTACTTCAGCTATATGGTGTAGAAACAGCTGAGGCGATGTTAATGGTGGATAGCAGTGGGTTTGGTAGCCCTAATATTCGGGTCGATGGCTGCGTCAGTCCACCTAATATAACCAGGGCAACTCGTGCCTATCTTTCGTTTTTCATCAATCGCCGCTGCGTGCAGAACCGCATGCTCGCCTTTGCTGTGGAGGATGCCTATCGATCGCTCTTGGCTGATGGTAGACATCCTATCGTTGTCCTTAATGTTCATCTACCAGGCGATCAGATCGATGTAAATGTCCACCCACGCAAGGCTGAAGTGAGGTTTTTGAATGAGCACGAGGTCTTCAGCTGCGTGCAACGGGCTGTCCGCCAGTCCTTGACCAGTCACCTGTCATTGCCGGCCATTATTAGCCGTTCAACGGCGGTGGTCGAGGCAACCTCACCCCGGTTGCAATTTGCCGAGCGGGAGAGCCGACCGCCACTTTTCCCGGAGGAGACGCCGAACCAAACGACAACGGAGCCTCTGCCCCGTACTGAGGGTGGACTGCCACTCTTACGCGTGCTGGGTCAATTAGGAAATACCTTCATCGTTGCTGAAGGACCTGATGGGCTGTACCTTATTGATCAGCATCGTGCCCACGAGCGCGTGCTCTATGAGCGGCTGCGGGAGGAGCGTGCCGAAGCGAACGTGCATTCTCAGTTGTTTCTGGAACCGCTGACAGTGGATCTAACCCCTCGGCAGATGTCTCTCGTATCTCAGCGCTTGCCGCAGTTGGCTGAAATGGGCTTCGCCCTGGAACCCTTCGGCGAGCAATCCTTTTTATTACGTGCTATTCCTAGCATATTGTCCAAAGCGGATATAGTTCAGACAGTGAATGAACTGATCGATGAGCTCGCTGAGGAGAAAGATGGAACCGATTGGTTGGAGGATTTGATTGTGATGATGTCGTGTAAAGGGGCGATTAAGGCTGGGCAGTCCCTTTCTATGGCTGAAATGCGAGAGCTCTTGTTACAGTTAGAAAGGGTGAGCATTGCCCCCCGATGTCCTCATGGCGCCCCGACGATGGTGCGTCTTAGCCAACATCAGCTGGAGAGACAATTTGATCGTCGTTAA
- the mutS gene encoding DNA mismatch repair protein MutS yields the protein MTPIRRQYVQLKRQYPDAILFFRLGDFYETFDDDAKLVATELEITLTAREMGRGYRVPMAGVPYHAVDGYLAKLINRGYKVAICEQVGDPVSTKGLVRREVVRVLTPGTVLEPNMLQAKDNNYLSAVCWDIKAAGIAHIDITTGEFATCQLTGENALSLLQQELERLRPAECLTPKPDPRRKISDSEMAMILPPYIHHTPYDAWHFDLETAREALGNCLGVSSLEGFGCAGLPLAIRAAGAIVQYLEETQKAALGQLSDLRTYSTDSFMVLDAATRRNLELVQTSRSGSVRGSLLGVLDQTQTPMGGRLLRRWLSQPLLDIHHLRARQEMVGNLISEALLRARLIQMLGQLSDIERIANRVVQQVAIPRDLVALRTSLEIIPGIKQTLAEVMLERSDNRDNRSVAGVETLKAESVVWAASHKADHAADRVDISWLLSQLDECADLASLLAQSIVSDPPSSLGGGGVVAPGFSLELDDLRDSTKKTRQWVVALERTERERTGIRSLKVGYNKVFGYYIEVSKPNLSLVPPEYIRKQTLTGGERFITDELKEKERLILHAQERMVELETLLFKQVCAQVAAAYPRLMATAQGIAHLDVFTALAEVAERNDYTCPELTNGKEISITAGRHPVVELVLSAEPFVPNDIYLSNDEAQVIILTGPNMSGKSTYALGVALIVLMAQIGSFVPAESATIGLVDRIFTRVGAQEDIAGGQSTFMVEMAETANILNHATSSSLIILDEVGRGTSTFDGMAIARAIIEYIHNHPKLGCKTIFATHYHELTELEQRLPRVRNFRVDVLEEGDRVVFLHKVVPGGADRSYGIYVAKLAGIPKAVTRRAEEVLQELERSSQRRSIEGSRKGRGGEYAVQLPLFGQPHPVLEELAALDILSLTPIEALTKLYELQHKVKESGIH from the coding sequence GTGACCCCGATCCGACGGCAGTACGTGCAGCTGAAGAGACAGTACCCCGATGCTATCCTCTTCTTCCGGCTCGGCGACTTCTATGAGACGTTCGACGATGATGCCAAGCTTGTCGCCACCGAGCTGGAGATCACCCTTACCGCTCGTGAGATGGGCAGGGGTTATCGTGTGCCTATGGCTGGGGTACCCTATCACGCAGTTGATGGCTATCTGGCTAAGCTGATAAACAGAGGCTATAAGGTTGCTATCTGCGAACAAGTAGGAGATCCCGTTTCGACTAAGGGATTAGTACGGCGTGAAGTAGTGCGGGTCCTTACGCCAGGAACCGTGCTAGAGCCAAATATGTTGCAGGCCAAAGATAATAATTATCTGTCCGCTGTGTGTTGGGATATCAAAGCAGCTGGGATAGCCCACATCGACATAACTACGGGCGAATTTGCTACCTGTCAGTTGACAGGTGAAAATGCTCTTTCCTTATTGCAACAGGAGCTGGAGCGGCTGCGCCCGGCTGAATGTTTGACTCCGAAGCCAGATCCTCGCCGGAAGATATCTGATTCAGAGATGGCGATGATTCTTCCTCCGTATATCCATCACACCCCCTATGACGCCTGGCATTTTGATCTGGAGACGGCTCGAGAGGCGCTAGGCAACTGTCTTGGCGTCTCTTCCCTGGAGGGATTTGGTTGTGCTGGGTTGCCCTTGGCCATTCGAGCAGCGGGAGCGATCGTACAGTACTTAGAAGAGACGCAAAAGGCAGCCTTAGGTCAATTATCCGATCTTCGAACCTACTCAACCGATTCGTTTATGGTTTTAGACGCGGCCACCCGACGCAATCTGGAACTTGTGCAAACTTCACGTAGTGGTTCGGTCAGAGGTTCATTACTGGGGGTGCTTGATCAAACCCAGACACCTATGGGTGGACGACTCTTGCGGCGTTGGTTGAGCCAACCGCTTCTGGACATACATCATCTGCGTGCTAGGCAGGAGATGGTCGGCAACCTCATCTCGGAGGCGCTCTTGCGTGCTCGATTGATACAAATGTTAGGGCAGTTGAGCGATATCGAACGCATTGCTAATCGTGTTGTCCAACAGGTAGCCATACCACGTGACCTTGTAGCCTTACGAACCAGCCTTGAGATCATCCCGGGCATCAAGCAAACCTTAGCCGAAGTTATGTTGGAGCGAAGCGATAATCGCGATAACCGAAGCGTGGCGGGTGTGGAGACGCTGAAGGCAGAGAGTGTAGTGTGGGCTGCCTCTCACAAGGCTGATCACGCCGCTGACCGGGTGGACATATCTTGGCTTTTGAGTCAGCTGGACGAATGTGCTGATCTAGCCTCATTGCTCGCTCAGTCCATCGTGAGTGATCCGCCCAGTTCACTGGGTGGAGGAGGGGTAGTTGCGCCCGGCTTTTCACTTGAACTGGACGATTTGCGGGATTCGACCAAAAAGACTCGCCAATGGGTCGTCGCCTTGGAGCGTACTGAGCGTGAGCGGACCGGCATTCGCTCGCTCAAGGTGGGTTATAATAAGGTCTTTGGTTATTATATTGAGGTTAGTAAGCCTAATCTTAGTCTAGTACCCCCAGAATATATTCGGAAACAAACTCTCACTGGTGGTGAGCGCTTCATCACAGACGAATTGAAAGAGAAGGAGAGGCTGATCCTGCATGCTCAGGAGAGGATGGTCGAGCTGGAGACGCTCCTCTTCAAACAGGTCTGTGCCCAGGTTGCCGCGGCGTATCCCCGGCTTATGGCCACAGCTCAGGGCATCGCTCACCTCGATGTCTTCACAGCTTTGGCTGAGGTGGCGGAACGCAATGACTATACGTGTCCTGAACTGACCAATGGTAAAGAGATAAGTATTACGGCTGGACGTCATCCGGTGGTGGAACTCGTGCTTTCAGCTGAGCCGTTCGTCCCTAACGATATTTATCTCTCCAACGATGAGGCTCAGGTGATCATCCTCACCGGCCCGAATATGTCCGGTAAATCTACCTATGCACTCGGGGTGGCTCTTATCGTTCTTATGGCTCAAATAGGCAGCTTCGTGCCAGCTGAGAGCGCTACCATCGGCCTTGTTGATCGTATCTTTACGCGGGTGGGTGCTCAGGAAGATATTGCTGGTGGCCAGAGCACATTTATGGTGGAGATGGCTGAGACGGCGAATATCCTCAATCATGCTACGTCAAGCAGCCTCATCATTTTGGATGAGGTTGGGCGAGGAACGAGTACATTTGATGGTATGGCTATTGCCCGTGCTATTATCGAGTATATTCATAATCATCCCAAACTGGGGTGCAAGACGATATTTGCTACGCACTACCATGAGTTGACTGAGCTAGAGCAGCGATTGCCACGCGTGCGCAATTTTCGCGTTGATGTTCTGGAAGAAGGGGACAGGGTAGTCTTTTTGCATAAGGTCGTGCCTGGAGGAGCTGATCGCAGCTACGGTATCTATGTGGCTAAATTAGCCGGTATTCCCAAAGCCGTTACGCGGCGTGCTGAGGAGGTCTTGCAGGAACTGGAACGTTCCTCGCAGAGACGATCGATAGAAGGCTCCCGCAAAGGTCGTGGTGGCGAATATGCAGTCCAGCTGCCACTCTTTGGCCAGCCTCATCCTGTTCTGGAAGAGCTGGCGGCGCTAGATATTCTTTCTCTAACACCGATCGAGGCTCTCACAAAACTATACGAGCTGCAACATAAAGTAAAGGAGAGCGGAATCCATTGA
- the greA gene encoding transcription elongation factor GreA, which translates to MGDKPVFLTAMGKMKLQEELTYLREVRRREVAERIRAAKELTDTFDNPEYFEAKNEQSFVEGRIRTLERMLANAVIIEDHEDAGDIVHLGSHVTVRNEEGELEYYTIVGSAEADPLTGKISNESPVGKALLGRRPGEEVTLAVPGGIRVLSIVVTT; encoded by the coding sequence ATGGGGGATAAACCGGTATTCCTAACAGCTATGGGGAAGATGAAGTTGCAGGAGGAGTTGACCTACCTGCGAGAAGTTCGCCGCCGAGAGGTAGCTGAACGAATCCGCGCGGCGAAGGAGCTAACGGACACTTTTGATAACCCTGAATATTTCGAGGCCAAGAATGAGCAGTCCTTTGTCGAGGGTAGAATCCGCACCCTAGAAAGGATGCTCGCTAACGCGGTCATTATCGAAGATCATGAAGATGCCGGTGACATTGTACATCTCGGCTCACACGTAACGGTTCGCAACGAGGAGGGCGAACTCGAGTACTATACTATCGTGGGCTCGGCTGAGGCCGATCCACTTACCGGGAAGATCTCTAACGAATCCCCTGTTGGTAAGGCTCTCCTTGGGCGTCGGCCGGGTGAAGAAGTAACGCTGGCCGTCCCAGGTGGGATACGTGTGCTATCCATCGTCGTTACCACCTAA